Proteins encoded by one window of Natronincola ferrireducens:
- a CDS encoding protein arginine kinase yields MTGWLKETGPEADIVISSRVRIARNVEGVPFPHHLIEAKGGEIANMVYDSIVGANSGLKEDFKLISMKELDEINRFNYVEKHLISPGLAKNIDIGNMLLNSEETISVMIHEEDHIRIQCLLPGLQLNEAWNTADKIDDLLEEKINYAFDEEFGYLTACPTNLGTGIRASVMVHLPALTLMGYIQGVLRAAGQIGLAVRGIYGEGTDFLGNLYQISNQVSLGITEKEIVSNLQDVTLQIIEKERRARENLLIGKRIELEDRVFRSYGILKNARKITANEGMQLISDVKLGVDLGFIEGIALGKLNSLITMIQPASLQKHFKTPLNATERDIKRAELIRNTL; encoded by the coding sequence ATGACAGGTTGGTTAAAGGAGACAGGACCTGAAGCAGATATTGTCATCAGCAGTAGGGTAAGGATTGCAAGGAATGTTGAAGGAGTTCCTTTCCCTCATCATCTAATAGAAGCTAAGGGTGGAGAAATAGCTAACATGGTTTATGATAGTATTGTTGGGGCCAATAGTGGACTAAAGGAAGATTTTAAGTTGATTTCTATGAAGGAGCTTGATGAAATCAATCGTTTTAATTATGTAGAAAAGCATCTGATTAGTCCTGGATTAGCTAAAAACATTGATATAGGGAATATGCTTTTAAATAGTGAAGAAACTATTAGCGTTATGATTCATGAGGAAGACCATATAAGAATCCAATGTCTCCTACCAGGATTACAATTGAATGAGGCCTGGAATACGGCTGATAAGATAGATGATTTATTGGAAGAAAAAATAAATTATGCCTTTGATGAGGAGTTTGGTTACTTAACTGCTTGTCCCACCAATTTAGGTACAGGAATTCGAGCTTCTGTAATGGTACACTTACCGGCCCTAACCTTAATGGGATATATACAGGGGGTGCTAAGGGCAGCGGGACAGATTGGTTTAGCTGTAAGGGGTATTTATGGAGAAGGGACAGATTTCTTAGGCAATCTTTATCAGATATCCAATCAAGTGAGCTTAGGGATAACAGAAAAAGAAATTGTTAGCAATCTCCAAGATGTTACTCTACAAATCATTGAAAAGGAAAGAAGAGCAAGGGAAAATCTTTTGATTGGTAAAAGAATAGAATTGGAGGACAGGGTTTTTAGGTCCTATGGCATTTTAAAAAATGCTAGAAAAATAACAGCAAATGAAGGAATGCAACTGATTTCTGATGTAAAGCTAGGGGTTGATCTAGGATTTATTGAAGGAATAGCCCTTGGAAAATTAAATAGCCTTATCACCATGATTCAACCAGCTTCTCTACAAAAACATTTCAAGACCCCACTAAATGCCACAGAGAGGGATATAAAAAGGGCTGAATTAATAAGAAATACATTATAG
- a CDS encoding CarD family transcriptional regulator, with protein MFNIGDKISYPVHGAGVIEAIEEKEILGKSRKYYIMRIPLNNMKVMIPLDNVEDIGIRPVIGTKEVEQVIAVLAADVTKMPQNWNRRYRANMDRIKSGDIYEIAEVVRNLILRDREKALSTGERKILNNAKQILLSEIILASNMSEEEVTKLIEEVVK; from the coding sequence ATGTTTAATATAGGTGATAAAATTTCGTATCCTGTCCATGGTGCTGGTGTTATTGAGGCTATCGAGGAAAAAGAAATCCTAGGAAAATCCAGAAAATACTATATTATGAGAATACCTTTAAACAATATGAAGGTCATGATACCCTTAGACAATGTAGAGGATATAGGTATTCGTCCGGTAATAGGCACAAAGGAAGTAGAACAAGTAATAGCTGTTTTAGCAGCTGATGTGACTAAGATGCCTCAGAACTGGAATAGAAGGTATAGGGCTAATATGGATAGGATTAAGAGCGGAGATATATACGAAATAGCAGAAGTAGTTCGGAACTTAATACTAAGAGATCGTGAAAAGGCTTTATCTACTGGGGAAAGAAAGATATTGAATAATGCAAAGCAGATTTTGTTGAGTGAAATTATTCTTGCTTCTAATATGAGTGAAGAAGAAGTAACAAAGCTGATAGAAGAAGTTGTAAAATAA
- the ispD gene encoding 2-C-methyl-D-erythritol 4-phosphate cytidylyltransferase, whose product MEAINKVVAIVVAAGKGKRMGNDFNKQYILLKNKPIIAHTLEVFEKSNVIDEVILVVGKEEIDFNQEKIIKRYGFQKISKVIAGGRERQDSVYQGLVEVPKDCDIVVIHDGARPFVKEAMLINSIKTAEVKGAAVIGVPVKDTIKKVKDTLEVMETPERKYLWSIQTPQVFRYELIRKAYEAVIGGDILVTDDAMAVEMLGHPVKIVEGSYENIKITTPEDLIMGERILQKEEV is encoded by the coding sequence ATGGAGGCTATAAACAAAGTTGTAGCTATTGTTGTGGCTGCGGGTAAAGGGAAGAGAATGGGAAATGATTTTAACAAGCAATACATTTTGTTAAAGAACAAACCTATTATAGCCCATACCTTAGAGGTTTTTGAAAAGAGCAATGTGATAGATGAGGTTATTCTAGTGGTTGGAAAGGAAGAAATTGATTTCAATCAAGAGAAAATTATAAAAAGGTATGGGTTTCAAAAGATTTCTAAGGTGATAGCTGGAGGAAGAGAAAGGCAGGATTCGGTTTATCAGGGGCTTGTGGAGGTTCCCAAAGACTGTGACATTGTAGTGATACATGATGGAGCAAGACCCTTTGTCAAGGAAGCCATGCTTATAAATAGTATAAAAACCGCAGAGGTTAAAGGAGCTGCTGTTATAGGGGTTCCTGTAAAGGATACGATTAAAAAGGTAAAGGATACCCTGGAGGTGATGGAAACTCCAGAAAGAAAATACCTCTGGAGCATACAAACTCCACAAGTCTTTCGTTATGAGTTGATAAGAAAGGCTTATGAGGCGGTCATAGGGGGAGACATCTTGGTTACTGATGATGCAATGGCTGTAGAAATGCTAGGGCATCCTGTAAAAATTGTAGAGGGAAGCTATGAAAATATTAAAATTACAACTCCTGAAGATTTAATTATGGGAGAAAGAATTTTACAAAAGGAGGAAGTATAA
- a CDS encoding DUF1573 domain-containing protein: protein MEKFSLQDFQHKADDVLIRHKSILDILTKLQESSARINRAVAKSATYCGCIELHIKKQEIPENISYSQLKGYMKSHVDGGLCDVCKEKIEQELSTSFFYMSALCNIFDLDMKNLLEDYYENHLKTLGKYGLL from the coding sequence ATGGAAAAGTTTTCTTTACAGGATTTCCAGCATAAAGCAGATGATGTTTTGATTCGCCATAAAAGTATTTTAGATATATTAACCAAGTTGCAAGAGAGTAGCGCTCGAATTAATCGAGCTGTAGCAAAATCCGCTACCTATTGTGGTTGTATTGAATTGCACATAAAAAAGCAGGAAATTCCCGAAAACATCTCCTATTCTCAATTAAAGGGCTATATGAAAAGTCATGTAGATGGTGGTTTATGTGATGTCTGTAAAGAAAAAATAGAACAAGAATTATCTACTAGTTTTTTCTATATGTCGGCTCTTTGCAATATTTTTGATCTCGACATGAAAAACCTCCTAGAAGATTATTATGAAAACCACTTAAAAACTTTGGGAAAATATGGACTTCTATAA
- a CDS encoding PIN/TRAM domain-containing protein: MVINRIVKGILSVLGALSGLLLYLFITNNILTVTKDNFLTYGIGIIISSFIGGGILFLLSPWLINKARDMANWIESELANVPITNIALGSIGLIIGLIIAYLISQLTNNIPIPFVGTIVSTVVYIFMAYLGVNIATKKIEELPNLQAVFKKNTSKEKGDKKDIKECPKILDTSVIIDGRIADICRTGFVEGPLVIPEFVLEELRHIADSSITIKRNRGRRGLDILNKIQKELDIEVRIDSKTFDDVPEVDTKLLKLAQFLQGKVVTNDYNLNKVAEFQGVPVLNINELANAVKPVVLPGEEMLVQVIKDGKESGQGLAYLDDGTMIVVESGKKYIGQNIDVMVTSVLQTAAGRMIFAKPKSMVDKTA; encoded by the coding sequence ATGGTTATTAATAGAATTGTAAAAGGGATACTATCTGTTTTAGGTGCATTATCTGGATTACTACTATATCTCTTTATTACAAATAATATTTTAACGGTTACAAAGGATAATTTTTTAACTTATGGTATTGGAATTATTATATCTTCATTCATTGGCGGTGGAATTTTATTTCTTTTGTCCCCATGGTTGATTAATAAAGCAAGAGATATGGCAAATTGGATTGAAAGCGAGTTAGCCAATGTACCTATTACCAATATAGCGTTAGGCTCTATAGGTTTAATTATAGGTTTGATTATTGCATATTTAATAAGTCAGTTAACAAATAACATTCCTATTCCATTTGTAGGTACCATTGTTTCAACTGTTGTTTATATTTTTATGGCTTATTTAGGGGTAAACATCGCTACAAAAAAGATAGAAGAATTACCTAATCTACAAGCTGTTTTTAAGAAAAACACTTCAAAGGAAAAAGGCGACAAAAAGGATATTAAAGAATGCCCCAAAATATTAGACACCAGTGTAATTATTGATGGAAGAATTGCAGATATATGCAGAACTGGATTTGTGGAAGGCCCTCTAGTTATCCCAGAGTTTGTCTTAGAAGAGCTTAGACATATTGCGGATTCCTCTATAACTATTAAAAGAAATAGAGGCAGGAGAGGTCTAGATATATTAAATAAAATTCAAAAAGAGTTGGATATAGAAGTGAGAATTGATAGTAAAACCTTTGACGATGTACCAGAGGTAGATACCAAACTATTAAAGCTGGCACAATTTTTACAGGGAAAAGTAGTTACTAATGATTACAATCTAAATAAAGTCGCAGAATTTCAAGGGGTTCCAGTGTTAAATATTAATGAACTGGCTAATGCTGTAAAACCAGTGGTATTACCAGGAGAAGAAATGCTTGTCCAGGTAATTAAGGATGGTAAAGAGTCGGGCCAAGGATTAGCCTATTTAGACGATGGCACCATGATTGTTGTGGAAAGCGGCAAAAAATATATTGGACAAAATATTGATGTTATGGTCACTAGTGTTCTACAAACAGCCGCGGGGAGAATGATTTTTGCAAAGCCAAAATCGATGGTAGATAAAACTGCATAA
- the ispF gene encoding 2-C-methyl-D-erythritol 2,4-cyclodiphosphate synthase, with translation MKVGLGYDVHRLVEDRKLILGGIEIPHEKGLLGHSDADVLLHAIKDAILGAAALGDIGKHFPDTNEKYKDADSLKLLEEVTNLINKKGYMVNNIDATIIAEKPKMAPYIEIMRENIARVLDVSVEQVNIKATTTEGLGFVGSGEGIAAQAIASIVIK, from the coding sequence ATGAAGGTAGGGCTGGGATATGATGTACATAGATTGGTGGAGGATAGAAAACTCATATTAGGAGGTATAGAAATTCCTCATGAAAAGGGTTTGTTAGGACATTCTGATGCAGATGTGTTGCTCCATGCTATTAAAGATGCTATTTTAGGAGCTGCAGCTTTGGGAGATATCGGAAAACACTTTCCTGATACTAATGAAAAGTATAAGGATGCAGACAGCTTAAAATTGTTGGAGGAAGTAACTAATTTGATAAATAAAAAGGGTTACATGGTAAATAATATAGATGCTACCATCATTGCAGAAAAACCCAAAATGGCTCCTTATATAGAGATCATGAGGGAAAATATTGCAAGGGTCTTAGATGTTTCTGTGGAACAGGTAAATATTAAAGCTACCACCACTGAAGGATTGGGCTTTGTAGGCAGTGGAGAGGGGATTGCAGCCCAAGCTATAGCTAGCATTGTTATAAAATAG
- a CDS encoding ATP-dependent Clp protease ATP-binding subunit produces MSMHGRFTERAQQAIILSQQYAQQLGHSYVGTEHLLLGLLQEGEGIAAKVLKNLKVETSQLQEKIISTVGKGLPQQLMGFTPRTKRVFELSLEEARGLGHNYIGTEHLLLGLLREKEGVAAKVLLEMGVQLEKVKADVLKLLNNRGSQNNHRDHEKMGQGNTPTLDKYSRDLNKMAKEGKIDPVIGRSQEIQRVIQILSRRTKNNPCLVGEPGVGKTAVAEGLAQQIIEGNVPEILKNKRVVTLDLSSLLAGAKYRGEFEDRLKKVMEEIRQAGDIIIFIDEIHTMIGAGAAEGAIDASNILKPALARGELQTIGATTIDEYRKHIEKDAALERRFQPITIAEPSVEDTIKILEGLRDKYEAHHTVKITDEAIKAAAELSHRYITDRFLPDKAIDLIDEAGSKIRLKTVTAPPGLKDLEEELERLGKEKEEAISLQDFERAAEIRDKEKSIQQELQERQNTWQNKNLGDKAIVDGEEIADIVSQWTGVPVTKLQQEESERLLKMEKILHERVIGQEEAVKSVSRAIRRARVGLKDPKKPIGSFIFLGPTGVGKTELSRALAEAMFGEEDAMIRIDMSEYMEKHTVSRLIGSPPGYVGFDEGGQLTEKVRRKPYSVILFDEIEKAHPDVFNVLLQILDDGRLTDAKGKTVDFKNTIIIMTSNVGAHTIKKQKTLGFAVSQEDMAKNEYEKMKENVMEELRKSFKPEFLNRIDDIIVFHSLDKEYVSKIVDLMVEDLKNRLEKLDIKIDITDAAKAHIAEKGYDPQFGARPLKRAIQKLVEDRLSEELLKGTVVAGGHVEVDVENEELIVKQK; encoded by the coding sequence ATGTCAATGCATGGTAGATTTACAGAGAGGGCCCAACAGGCCATTATTTTATCACAACAATATGCTCAACAATTAGGACATAGTTATGTAGGAACAGAGCATCTATTGCTAGGATTACTACAGGAGGGAGAAGGAATTGCAGCAAAGGTTTTAAAAAATCTAAAGGTAGAAACTTCTCAACTACAGGAAAAAATCATTAGTACTGTAGGTAAAGGGTTGCCTCAACAATTAATGGGCTTTACTCCTAGAACCAAGAGGGTATTTGAGCTAAGTCTTGAGGAGGCCAGAGGTCTAGGTCATAACTATATTGGAACAGAGCACCTTTTACTGGGTCTCCTTCGAGAAAAAGAAGGGGTGGCAGCTAAGGTATTACTTGAAATGGGTGTTCAGTTAGAAAAGGTAAAGGCTGATGTACTAAAGCTATTAAACAATAGAGGGTCTCAAAACAATCATAGAGACCATGAAAAAATGGGGCAAGGTAACACACCTACATTAGATAAATATAGTAGAGATTTAAACAAAATGGCTAAAGAGGGAAAAATTGACCCTGTCATTGGAAGAAGTCAGGAAATTCAGAGGGTTATACAAATATTGAGTAGAAGAACGAAAAACAATCCTTGTCTAGTAGGAGAGCCGGGTGTAGGAAAAACAGCAGTAGCAGAAGGTTTGGCACAACAAATAATAGAAGGAAATGTACCAGAAATTCTAAAAAATAAAAGAGTTGTCACTCTTGATTTATCTTCTCTATTAGCTGGGGCTAAATATAGGGGAGAATTTGAAGACCGGTTAAAAAAGGTTATGGAGGAAATTCGACAGGCGGGGGACATTATTATCTTTATCGATGAAATTCATACTATGATAGGTGCTGGAGCTGCGGAAGGAGCCATCGATGCCTCTAATATTTTAAAACCAGCTTTGGCTAGAGGAGAATTACAAACTATTGGAGCTACAACCATTGATGAGTACAGAAAACACATTGAAAAGGATGCTGCTTTAGAGAGGAGATTCCAGCCTATTACAATTGCAGAACCCTCTGTAGAAGATACCATCAAAATCTTAGAAGGGTTGAGGGATAAATATGAAGCCCATCATACGGTGAAAATTACTGATGAAGCAATAAAAGCGGCAGCAGAGTTATCCCATCGATATATTACCGATAGGTTTTTACCCGATAAGGCTATTGATTTAATTGATGAAGCAGGATCAAAAATCCGATTAAAAACTGTAACAGCACCACCAGGTTTGAAGGATTTAGAAGAGGAGCTAGAAAGATTAGGTAAGGAAAAGGAAGAAGCTATTAGCCTACAGGATTTTGAAAGGGCAGCTGAAATAAGGGATAAAGAAAAATCCATCCAACAGGAATTACAGGAAAGACAAAACACTTGGCAAAATAAGAATCTAGGAGATAAGGCTATTGTAGATGGGGAAGAAATTGCGGATATTGTATCCCAATGGACGGGAGTTCCTGTTACAAAGCTTCAGCAGGAGGAGTCCGAGAGACTTCTTAAGATGGAAAAAATATTACATGAAAGGGTAATAGGTCAAGAGGAGGCAGTAAAATCTGTATCTAGAGCTATCCGGAGAGCAAGGGTGGGATTAAAGGACCCTAAAAAACCCATCGGTTCTTTTATTTTTCTAGGGCCTACTGGAGTAGGAAAAACAGAATTGTCAAGAGCCTTAGCAGAAGCCATGTTTGGGGAAGAAGATGCTATGATTCGCATTGATATGTCAGAGTATATGGAAAAGCATACAGTATCTAGATTAATTGGTTCACCCCCTGGTTATGTAGGCTTTGATGAAGGTGGCCAGTTGACAGAAAAGGTTAGAAGAAAGCCCTACTCCGTTATTTTGTTTGATGAGATCGAAAAGGCTCACCCTGATGTCTTCAATGTCCTTCTTCAAATACTAGATGATGGCCGGTTAACCGATGCTAAGGGTAAAACCGTAGACTTTAAAAATACCATCATCATTATGACCTCGAATGTGGGAGCCCATACCATTAAAAAGCAAAAAACATTGGGCTTTGCTGTAAGCCAAGAGGATATGGCAAAAAACGAATATGAAAAGATGAAGGAAAATGTTATGGAGGAGCTAAGAAAAAGCTTTAAACCAGAGTTTTTAAACAGGATTGATGACATCATCGTCTTCCATAGTTTAGATAAGGAGTATGTCAGTAAAATTGTAGATTTGATGGTGGAGGATTTAAAAAATCGACTAGAAAAGTTAGATATTAAAATAGATATTACAGACGCTGCTAAAGCCCATATTGCTGAGAAAGGTTACGATCCCCAATTTGGAGCTAGGCCGCTGAAGAGGGCCATCCAAAAGCTAGTGGAGGATAGACTATCTGAAGAACTGCTAAAGGGAACGGTTGTAGCTGGAGGGCATGTAGAGGTTGATGTAGAAAATGAAGAGTTGATAGTAAAACAAAAGTAG
- the disA gene encoding DNA integrity scanning diadenylate cyclase DisA produces MVKEESNKEEELIETLKILAPGTPLREGLENLLKAKTGALIVIAGNEGIMEIVDGGFHINIDFSPAYIYELGKMDGAIILSHDTKKILYANAQLIPDSSIPSSETGIRHRIAERVAKETGEIVIAISQRRNIITLYKGYYKYVIQDTDKILNKANQAIQTLEKYKASLDRAMTSLSALEFEELATVYDVALVLQRTEMVMKIAYEIEKFIYELGNEGRLVSMQLEELVANVKDDGKHIIFDYNANIEGDYESIQKTIKSLSSEELLNLTNISKILGYGNNVNALDLGVSSRGYRILTKIPRLPLNVVENLVKQFDSFQKILKASIEQLDDVEGIGEIRARAIKEGLRRLQDQVLMERHI; encoded by the coding sequence ATGGTGAAGGAAGAATCCAACAAAGAAGAGGAATTAATAGAAACTTTAAAAATATTGGCTCCCGGCACTCCTTTAAGGGAAGGACTGGAAAATCTTCTAAAGGCTAAAACAGGAGCATTAATTGTTATTGCTGGCAATGAAGGAATTATGGAAATAGTTGATGGTGGTTTTCACATCAATATAGATTTTTCACCTGCCTATATTTATGAGTTAGGAAAGATGGATGGAGCTATTATTTTGAGTCATGATACAAAAAAAATACTTTATGCAAATGCCCAGCTTATTCCTGACTCATCTATCCCCTCCAGTGAAACTGGTATTAGACATCGGATTGCAGAAAGAGTGGCGAAGGAAACGGGAGAAATTGTCATAGCTATTTCCCAAAGACGTAACATTATTACTTTATATAAGGGCTATTATAAATATGTTATTCAAGATACCGATAAAATATTAAACAAGGCTAATCAAGCTATACAAACCCTAGAGAAATATAAAGCTTCTTTAGATCGAGCTATGACCAGTTTAAGCGCCTTGGAATTTGAAGAACTGGCAACTGTATATGATGTAGCATTGGTATTACAGAGAACAGAAATGGTTATGAAGATTGCTTATGAAATCGAAAAATTTATTTATGAGTTAGGAAATGAAGGAAGGTTGGTCAGTATGCAGCTAGAGGAGTTAGTGGCCAACGTAAAAGATGATGGGAAGCATATTATCTTTGACTATAATGCTAATATAGAAGGAGATTATGAATCTATTCAAAAAACCATCAAATCTTTATCCTCAGAGGAATTACTAAACTTAACTAATATATCAAAAATTTTAGGTTATGGTAATAATGTTAACGCCTTGGACTTAGGTGTATCTTCAAGGGGCTATAGAATTCTAACAAAAATTCCCCGACTACCCTTAAATGTAGTAGAAAATTTAGTGAAACAATTTGACAGCTTTCAAAAAATTCTTAAGGCTTCTATTGAACAGCTGGATGATGTGGAAGGCATCGGAGAAATTCGAGCACGGGCTATTAAAGAAGGTCTGAGGAGACTTCAAGATCAGGTATTAATGGAAAGACACATTTAA
- the radA gene encoding DNA repair protein RadA yields MAKTKTKFICQQCGYESPKWLGRCPGCEQWNTLEEETMIDKKDFKRSPTIVSSSKPQLIKSIKSGAYERYDTEIHELNRVLGGGLVKGSLTLISGEPGIGKSTLILQASSKIAEKYGTVLYVSGEESEEQIKMRAERLDALADSLYIVSETNIDVIEKYINELQPAFVLLDSVQTLFKEDLTSAPGSVSQVKESVNNLMRIGKSKNIPMFIVAHVTKQGELAGPRVLEHMVDTVLHFEGERTQEFRILRALKNRFGTTSEIGVFEMAEEGLVEVSNPSAIFLETLTQEAEGSIVVAMVEGTRPILVEIQALVAPTNAGFPRRTAVGVDMNRLNLIIAVLEKKMGIPLMNQDIYVNVVGGLKLEGTSADLGLAMAIYSSFRGIPLPSKDIIAIGEISLTGDLRPVGQMEKMIKEAEKMGFKGCVLPERNKGKVKETGTLKINGAKSLRDALQLVAN; encoded by the coding sequence ATGGCAAAAACAAAGACAAAATTTATATGTCAGCAATGTGGTTATGAGAGTCCTAAATGGTTAGGTCGATGTCCGGGATGCGAACAATGGAATACATTGGAAGAGGAAACGATGATAGATAAAAAGGATTTTAAACGTTCCCCCACGATAGTAAGTAGTTCAAAGCCACAACTAATCAAATCTATTAAATCAGGGGCCTATGAAAGATATGATACAGAAATCCATGAACTAAACAGGGTTTTAGGAGGGGGACTGGTTAAGGGCTCACTTACTCTTATATCTGGAGAGCCCGGCATCGGAAAATCTACTTTGATTTTACAGGCCAGCAGTAAAATAGCTGAAAAATATGGGACTGTTTTGTATGTCTCTGGGGAAGAGTCGGAGGAACAAATCAAGATGCGGGCAGAAAGACTAGATGCACTGGCCGACAGTTTATATATTGTTTCAGAAACTAATATTGATGTCATTGAAAAATATATCAATGAGCTCCAACCGGCCTTTGTTTTACTGGATTCTGTTCAAACCCTGTTTAAAGAGGATTTAACCTCAGCACCTGGAAGTGTTTCTCAAGTAAAGGAATCGGTTAACAATCTGATGCGGATAGGTAAATCTAAAAATATTCCTATGTTTATTGTAGCCCATGTTACAAAGCAAGGGGAGTTAGCAGGACCCAGGGTGTTAGAGCATATGGTAGATACTGTTCTTCATTTTGAAGGAGAAAGAACCCAAGAGTTTAGGATACTAAGGGCTTTGAAGAACCGATTTGGAACTACTAGTGAAATTGGTGTATTTGAGATGGCAGAAGAAGGTTTAGTAGAAGTCAGTAATCCTTCTGCGATTTTTTTAGAAACCCTTACCCAAGAAGCAGAGGGATCTATAGTGGTGGCGATGGTTGAAGGCACCAGACCCATTTTAGTGGAGATTCAAGCACTGGTTGCGCCAACCAATGCAGGATTTCCAAGAAGAACTGCTGTTGGGGTGGATATGAATCGACTAAATCTTATTATTGCTGTACTGGAGAAAAAAATGGGTATACCTCTAATGAATCAGGACATTTATGTTAATGTGGTGGGAGGACTGAAGTTGGAGGGAACTTCAGCAGACTTGGGTTTAGCTATGGCTATTTACTCCAGCTTTAGGGGAATTCCTTTACCATCTAAGGATATAATAGCTATTGGTGAGATTAGTTTAACAGGAGATTTAAGACCAGTGGGACAAATGGAGAAAATGATAAAGGAAGCTGAAAAGATGGGTTTTAAAGGATGTGTTCTGCCGGAAAGAAATAAAGGAAAGGTTAAGGAAACAGGGACACTAAAGATAAATGGTGCCAAAAGCCTAAGAGATGCTCTACAACTGGTTGCCAATTAG
- a CDS encoding CtsR family transcriptional regulator produces the protein MARISDVIERFLKELIEDSKNNTIEIQRNELAKYFDCAPSQINYVLMTRFDYAKGYYIESQRGGGGYIKIKQLTFNEDNSLYNLITKRINNSITKSEGNRLITGLQERELITLREAKLMKAAIDDGAILSPLNIKNQIRANILKSMLVVLLE, from the coding sequence ATGGCTAGAATAAGTGATGTAATAGAAAGATTTTTAAAAGAACTTATTGAGGATAGTAAAAATAATACAATAGAAATTCAGAGAAATGAGCTTGCTAAATATTTTGATTGCGCCCCATCTCAAATTAACTATGTCCTTATGACTCGATTTGATTATGCCAAAGGCTATTATATTGAGAGTCAAAGGGGGGGAGGTGGGTATATAAAAATAAAGCAATTAACCTTTAATGAAGACAATAGTCTATACAATTTGATTACAAAGAGGATAAATAATAGTATTACCAAAAGTGAGGGCAATCGACTGATAACTGGTCTACAAGAAAGGGAATTAATCACCCTAAGGGAGGCTAAACTAATGAAGGCAGCTATCGATGATGGAGCTATTTTATCCCCTTTAAATATAAAGAATCAAATTCGAGCAAACATACTAAAAAGTATGCTGGTGGTATTATTGGAATAG
- a CDS encoding UvrB/UvrC motif-containing protein: MTCDECKSRKATVHMTKIIQGKKEEIHLCEECAKTMETLNLENSFSIHNFLAGLLDMNQDPQLKHHYKEILQCNQCGTSYEGFRQMGRLSCDQCYKNFKEKLKPLIRKVHGNLHHTGKVPKRRGGIIRLKREVNQLKLQLKDAIEEQAFERAANLRDQIKDLQDKIEEM; encoded by the coding sequence ATGACTTGTGACGAGTGTAAGAGTAGGAAAGCAACTGTGCATATGACAAAAATTATTCAGGGAAAAAAAGAGGAGATTCACTTATGTGAAGAATGTGCAAAAACTATGGAAACCTTAAATCTAGAAAATTCTTTTTCAATTCATAATTTTCTAGCAGGGCTTTTAGATATGAATCAGGATCCCCAATTAAAACACCACTATAAAGAGATCCTCCAATGCAACCAGTGTGGCACTAGCTATGAGGGATTTAGACAAATGGGGAGATTAAGCTGCGATCAATGCTATAAAAATTTTAAGGAAAAACTAAAGCCTCTTATTCGTAAAGTTCATGGTAATCTTCACCATACAGGAAAGGTACCTAAAAGAAGAGGTGGCATTATTCGATTAAAAAGGGAAGTCAATCAATTAAAACTTCAGCTGAAGGATGCTATAGAGGAGCAAGCCTTTGAAAGGGCAGCTAATTTAAGGGATCAAATAAAAGATTTGCAAGATAAAATTGAAGAAATGTAG